A single Candidatus Limnocylindrales bacterium DNA region contains:
- a CDS encoding glycosyltransferase family 39 protein, with the protein MDGASGDGAPAEAAPTDVEPEPAPQAPLRQDWPWPAAVPWLVVGFALVAWLGRVDLLTPDEARHAEIAREMLLDGNWLTPRIYGEPYYDKPALFYWLIGGSLALFGHHAWAARLPSVLATAFTIAMGSWWIGRCWGRAAANYAAIMMATTLFFVAVGRYVVVDMLLTAALTGALSWLGVWMQCRDARRMAVWPLYVCTGVGLLAKGPVAAVVVAAVALVMAIFERRPRVLLELRPFTGALLVLAVAAPWYVAAYILDPRYIETFLWHHNLARFAVPGALEHQEPWYFYLVAVPICLLPWSMLLPSSLATAWRDPHGGVRHALAWATVVITFFSFSHTKLPTYVLAAFPPLIALMAAYVDDAVTGRVEMPRAIEAAAVGWTILAATIAIAGAAWIFIDAPSAWARAVLALPSLLVAAWAYKNAHTAPSIFGATAAGSLLLIAMVYGGAADALNARESQRGAADIVRAELPDYAALTSYRVAPHALAFYTRRPVRRADDPDTAVAELIAGAEGALLSKEKFLPELGLDPMPAWLRIVWSSGDGQVLVVGGSLAKRERRGDSDRWRRREGVEPSADR; encoded by the coding sequence GTGGACGGCGCCTCAGGCGATGGCGCGCCGGCCGAAGCTGCGCCGACAGACGTCGAGCCCGAACCGGCGCCGCAAGCACCGCTGCGCCAGGACTGGCCCTGGCCGGCCGCGGTTCCGTGGCTGGTGGTCGGCTTCGCCTTGGTTGCCTGGCTCGGCCGCGTCGACCTGCTCACGCCGGACGAAGCGCGCCACGCCGAAATCGCGCGCGAGATGCTCCTGGACGGCAATTGGCTGACGCCGCGGATCTACGGCGAGCCGTATTATGACAAGCCCGCGCTGTTCTACTGGCTGATCGGCGGCTCGCTGGCCCTGTTCGGCCACCACGCCTGGGCCGCTCGCCTTCCCTCGGTCCTGGCTACCGCGTTCACGATCGCGATGGGCTCGTGGTGGATCGGCCGCTGCTGGGGACGCGCAGCCGCCAACTATGCGGCCATCATGATGGCCACGACGCTGTTTTTCGTGGCGGTCGGCCGCTACGTCGTCGTCGACATGCTGCTGACGGCGGCGCTGACCGGAGCGCTGTCGTGGCTGGGTGTCTGGATGCAATGCCGCGACGCGCGGCGCATGGCCGTTTGGCCGCTCTATGTCTGCACGGGTGTCGGGCTGCTGGCGAAGGGGCCGGTGGCCGCCGTGGTCGTGGCGGCGGTGGCTTTGGTGATGGCGATCTTCGAGCGGCGCCCGCGCGTGCTGCTGGAGCTGCGCCCGTTTACCGGCGCCCTCCTCGTTCTGGCCGTCGCGGCACCCTGGTACGTCGCGGCCTACATCCTGGACCCGCGCTACATCGAGACGTTCCTGTGGCACCACAACCTGGCGCGCTTCGCGGTGCCCGGCGCGCTCGAGCATCAGGAGCCCTGGTACTTCTATCTCGTCGCGGTGCCGATCTGCCTGCTGCCCTGGAGCATGCTGCTTCCTTCCTCGCTGGCGACCGCCTGGCGCGACCCGCACGGCGGCGTCCGGCATGCCCTGGCGTGGGCGACGGTGGTGATCACGTTCTTCAGCTTCTCGCACACCAAGCTGCCCACGTACGTGCTGGCGGCCTTCCCGCCGCTGATCGCGCTCATGGCGGCCTACGTCGACGATGCCGTGACGGGCCGCGTCGAAATGCCGCGGGCCATCGAAGCGGCCGCCGTCGGCTGGACCATCCTGGCCGCCACCATCGCCATCGCGGGCGCGGCGTGGATCTTCATCGACGCGCCGTCTGCCTGGGCCCGAGCGGTCCTGGCGCTGCCCTCGCTGCTGGTGGCGGCATGGGCGTACAAAAATGCACACACCGCGCCGAGCATCTTCGGTGCGACGGCTGCAGGCTCGCTCCTGCTGATCGCCATGGTCTATGGAGGCGCGGCCGACGCGCTGAACGCGCGAGAGAGCCAGCGAGGCGCCGCCGACATCGTGCGAGCCGAGCTGCCGGATTACGCGGCGCTGACGTCGTACCGCGTGGCTCCCCACGCTCTGGCCTTCTACACGCGCCGCCCCGTGCGTCGTGCCGACGATCCCGATACGGCCGTCGCCGAGCTCATAGCTGGAGCCGAGGGCGCGCTGCTTTCCAAGGAGAAATTCCTGCCCGAGCTCGGCCTCGATCCGATGCCGGCATGGCTTCGGATCGTTTGGTCGAGCGGTGACGGACAGGTTCTGGTCGTCGGAGGCAGCCTCGCCAAGCGAGAGCGGCGCGGGGATTCGGACAGGTGGCGGAGAAGGGAGGGAGTCGAACCCTCCGCCGACCGTTGA
- a CDS encoding 1-deoxy-D-xylulose-5-phosphate reductoisomerase, with translation MTRPARKGISILGSTGSIGTTTLALVERFPERFGVIALAAGRRADVLKDQVLRFRPQMVSLADAREARELASALATELGNGAPVIHHGDEGLARVACAPGTQVLVSALVGAVGLTPTLAAIDAGIDIALANKEVMVVAGELVRKRAAASGARLLPVDSEHNALFQALGGRDPAHIRKLVLTASGGPFREHTAEQLLRVTREEALRHPTWNMGSKITIDSATLMNKGLEVIEARWLFDVEPQHIEVLVHPQSIVHALVRYRDESVIAVLALPDMTIPIAYALTHPDVLDLGYLPSLDLAAVGSLTFAAPDVDRFPCLQLAYRALAAGGTMPAVANAANEIAVARFLAGDIGFQHIAATVAACMDAHHARPCDSVDVLMEADGWARAAAANRPAA, from the coding sequence GTGACGCGCCCTGCCCGCAAAGGCATCTCCATCCTCGGATCCACCGGCTCGATCGGGACGACCACGCTGGCGCTCGTGGAGCGCTTTCCGGAGCGCTTCGGTGTCATCGCGCTGGCAGCCGGCCGCCGCGCCGATGTCCTCAAGGATCAGGTGCTGCGCTTCCGTCCGCAGATGGTGTCCCTGGCGGATGCGCGCGAAGCGAGGGAGCTCGCGTCTGCGCTTGCCACCGAGCTCGGCAACGGAGCCCCGGTCATCCATCACGGCGATGAAGGCCTCGCGCGCGTCGCGTGCGCGCCGGGGACGCAGGTCCTGGTTTCGGCGCTGGTCGGTGCGGTCGGCCTGACCCCTACGCTGGCCGCCATCGACGCCGGCATCGACATCGCGCTTGCCAACAAGGAAGTGATGGTGGTGGCCGGCGAGCTGGTGCGAAAGCGGGCCGCGGCAAGCGGAGCGCGCCTTCTTCCGGTCGACAGCGAACACAATGCCCTGTTCCAGGCGCTCGGAGGACGCGATCCGGCGCACATTCGCAAGCTCGTGCTGACCGCCTCCGGCGGCCCCTTTCGCGAGCACACCGCCGAGCAGCTGCTGCGCGTGACGCGCGAGGAGGCGCTTCGGCATCCGACCTGGAACATGGGCTCGAAGATCACCATCGATTCGGCGACCTTGATGAACAAGGGCCTCGAGGTGATCGAAGCGCGCTGGCTCTTCGACGTGGAGCCGCAGCACATCGAGGTGCTCGTGCATCCGCAGAGCATCGTTCATGCGCTGGTGCGTTATCGCGATGAGTCGGTCATCGCGGTGCTGGCGCTTCCGGACATGACCATCCCCATCGCGTATGCGCTGACCCATCCGGACGTTCTCGACCTCGGCTACCTGCCGAGTCTGGACCTGGCAGCTGTGGGGTCCTTGACCTTCGCTGCTCCCGACGTCGACCGCTTCCCGTGTCTGCAGCTCGCCTACCGCGCGCTGGCGGCCGGCGGCACGATGCCCGCAGTGGCCAACGCCGCCAACGAAATCGCGGTTGCGCGCTTTCTGGCTGGCGACATCGGCTTCCAGCACATCGCGGCCACGGTCGCGGCATGCATGGATGCTCATCATGCCCGGCCGTGCGACAGCGTCGACGTGTTGATGGAAGCCGACGGCTGGGCGCGCGCTGCCG
- a CDS encoding DUF1302 family protein produces MKALSTFLKVLLCLAILAPASAHAIYRTNSVDLGGHIRTTNIFRHPDIDEWGFIMQRNTLRLRLEYKWLQRGKAFGKWNTPWLERSDIFVLYRGVYDSIYDITPGMMDDYDLQGQFIEPQFRRLETIPKHERDELKFNNRIREAYIDLYFKNLPLTLRIGKQQVVWGESDGFRMLDRANTLDLSWHFFQELPPPGFGFDELRQPFFMVKGLWDFKQIGPLSQTFLEAYWNPGFDWNPGKIGFLPRPWGVRLLDPIENAKGTGVFQSSFCRNASGGTCDSLLNGTTLFNQGNYDKNPVENSQFGVRFHWLAGSTEWSLNYLYQRFAPDGSPVAIIRGVPEDKQVYVPEIGQYLDATTFCEGVSFNGENPDILAQIPWAKNEFCAEYFAPYVHTVGLSFNWFEGEWTQAVWRIETIIDFDLPFYNGDKQNALLGRAPNGPTLLPGISERNMWKGMLAFDRPTWIRWLNKKTTFFLSGQFFWHYIINHERRRCAIGDQPERLPDGSPNPNFIGYTADPAENCGSDTQFLLPGEQTGFVGPLDLPQLDAPAGHGRDTIHQWELLMTFAALGFYRGGTLVPALIYLLDPVNSYSQELALGMDWFYTPDLAFNITTRLIWAGAPWDPYDGHKNDSDIDNGELFEPWFLGGGSRGRSETSIQFTWQF; encoded by the coding sequence ATGAAAGCGCTTTCGACCTTCCTGAAGGTATTGCTCTGCCTTGCGATTCTGGCGCCGGCTTCCGCGCATGCGATCTATCGCACCAACAGCGTCGATCTCGGCGGCCACATTCGCACCACGAACATATTCCGGCATCCCGACATCGATGAATGGGGCTTCATCATGCAGCGCAACACCTTGAGGCTTCGCCTCGAGTACAAGTGGCTGCAGCGTGGCAAGGCGTTCGGTAAGTGGAACACGCCGTGGCTGGAACGCTCGGACATCTTCGTTCTGTACCGCGGCGTCTACGACTCCATCTACGACATCACGCCCGGCATGATGGACGACTACGATCTGCAGGGTCAGTTCATCGAGCCGCAGTTCCGCCGGCTCGAGACGATCCCCAAGCACGAACGTGACGAGCTCAAGTTCAACAACCGCATCCGCGAGGCCTACATCGACCTGTACTTCAAGAACCTGCCGCTGACGCTGCGCATCGGTAAGCAGCAGGTGGTGTGGGGCGAGTCAGACGGCTTCCGCATGCTGGACCGAGCCAACACGCTGGATCTGTCGTGGCACTTCTTCCAGGAGCTGCCGCCGCCAGGATTCGGCTTCGATGAGCTGCGGCAGCCGTTTTTCATGGTGAAGGGCCTGTGGGACTTCAAGCAGATCGGCCCGCTCTCCCAGACGTTCCTGGAAGCGTACTGGAACCCCGGCTTCGACTGGAACCCGGGCAAGATCGGCTTCCTGCCGCGGCCCTGGGGCGTGCGCCTGCTCGATCCCATCGAAAACGCCAAAGGCACCGGCGTCTTCCAGTCCTCGTTCTGCCGCAACGCCTCTGGCGGAACCTGCGACTCGCTGCTCAACGGCACCACGCTCTTCAATCAGGGCAACTACGACAAGAACCCCGTCGAGAACAGCCAGTTCGGCGTGCGGTTCCACTGGCTGGCCGGGTCCACCGAATGGTCGCTGAACTACCTGTACCAGCGCTTCGCGCCCGACGGCTCACCGGTGGCCATCATCCGCGGCGTGCCCGAGGACAAGCAGGTCTACGTTCCCGAGATCGGCCAGTACCTGGACGCCACGACGTTCTGTGAAGGCGTGTCCTTCAACGGCGAGAACCCCGACATCCTTGCGCAGATCCCGTGGGCGAAGAACGAGTTCTGCGCCGAGTACTTCGCGCCGTACGTCCATACCGTCGGCTTGTCGTTCAACTGGTTCGAAGGGGAATGGACGCAGGCGGTCTGGCGCATCGAGACGATCATCGACTTCGACCTGCCCTTCTACAACGGCGACAAGCAGAACGCCCTGCTCGGCCGCGCGCCCAACGGCCCGACGCTGCTGCCCGGCATCTCCGAGCGCAACATGTGGAAGGGCATGCTCGCTTTCGACCGCCCGACCTGGATCCGCTGGCTCAACAAGAAGACGACGTTCTTCCTGTCGGGCCAGTTCTTCTGGCACTACATCATCAACCACGAGCGTCGCCGCTGCGCGATCGGCGATCAGCCCGAGCGCCTCCCCGACGGCAGCCCGAACCCGAACTTCATCGGCTACACCGCCGATCCTGCCGAGAACTGCGGCAGCGATACCCAATTCCTGCTGCCGGGCGAGCAGACCGGCTTCGTCGGACCTCTCGACCTTCCGCAGCTCGACGCTCCGGCCGGCCACGGCCGCGACACCATCCATCAGTGGGAGCTGCTGATGACCTTTGCCGCCCTCGGCTTCTACCGCGGCGGTACGCTGGTGCCGGCGCTGATCTACCTGCTCGATCCGGTCAACAGCTATTCGCAGGAGCTGGCGCTGGGCATGGACTGGTTCTACACGCCCGACCTGGCGTTCAACATCACGACTCGTCTGATCTGGGCCGGCGCCCCGTGGGACCCGTACGACGGCCACAAGAACGACTCGGACATCGACAACGGCGAGCTGTTCGAGCCCTGGTTCCTGGGCGGCGGCAGCCGAGGCCGCTCCGAGACGAGCATCCAGTTCACCTGGCAGTTCTAG
- a CDS encoding PDZ domain-containing protein, whose translation MPFKVGPIPTGLELVVGKEPKGAAITELTDAGKAADLGLLVGDIIIKMNATDIDSPATFEKALENVPQQVLLSVRRPQIRMTSTRLLKIKYEVTEAAAEGASAIGSEKLDIEVLEVTLPFQDQVEKTRQTHELWQPTAADLEGLKKNWFELPARSPAVFTKGTHRVVAAANFDDALSSDRGLAKAKFAIVMDFEGNPMRGGGKSIDIYGFEAVGKDAMDGTYVTATIASAPFPINIEFKGRFQMVKVDDWSDKDTEARKSKKAQPKEDLNKYEVLPDTAPSQPKKQ comes from the coding sequence GTGCCCTTCAAGGTAGGCCCCATTCCCACCGGCCTGGAGCTCGTCGTGGGCAAGGAGCCGAAGGGAGCCGCCATCACCGAGCTCACAGATGCAGGCAAGGCGGCGGACCTTGGCCTTCTCGTCGGTGACATAATCATCAAGATGAACGCCACCGACATCGACAGCCCGGCGACATTCGAAAAGGCACTCGAGAACGTTCCGCAGCAGGTCCTGCTGTCGGTACGCCGGCCCCAGATCCGGATGACCTCGACGCGGCTGCTCAAGATCAAGTACGAAGTGACCGAGGCCGCCGCCGAAGGCGCTTCCGCCATCGGATCGGAGAAGCTGGACATCGAGGTGCTGGAGGTGACGCTGCCGTTCCAGGATCAGGTGGAGAAGACGCGCCAGACGCACGAGCTCTGGCAGCCCACCGCCGCCGACCTCGAAGGATTGAAGAAGAACTGGTTCGAGCTGCCCGCCCGTTCGCCGGCCGTCTTCACCAAAGGCACGCATCGAGTCGTTGCCGCAGCCAATTTCGATGACGCGTTGAGCTCCGATCGTGGACTGGCCAAAGCGAAGTTCGCCATCGTCATGGACTTCGAGGGCAACCCGATGCGTGGCGGCGGAAAGAGCATCGACATCTACGGCTTCGAGGCGGTCGGTAAGGACGCGATGGACGGCACCTACGTGACGGCGACGATCGCGTCGGCCCCGTTCCCGATCAACATCGAGTTCAAGGGGCGTTTCCAGATGGTGAAGGTCGACGACTGGTCGGACAAAGACACCGAGGCCAGGAAGTCGAAGAAGGCGCAGCCGAAAGAAGACCTCAACAAGTACGAGGTCCTCCCGGACACCGCGCCGAGCCAGCCCAAGAAGCAGTAG
- a CDS encoding TonB-dependent receptor, with product MLALPLALGSTWAPRGAWAEETEVEIPTVVIEDERLPEPALTERSFDTTEDVTGFGETIMTEPSWQSFESTAELLGQSVGAQIRRQGGRDDYSTLSIRGAPAAQVRVLLDGVSLGRADDSVVNLADIPVEAIERIEVHRGSAPAGVTAASAASVVNIITKQPRGATAGAAAGLGSFDSGKIVGFGSGALASGTASALATVRTTKGDFEFVDDRGTRRGPNSRADDRIRERENNESDSVATLLRYRRPLSEAARVLLREHFFYKNEGVPGLEPFPTPQANLETTRNIAALALEASDSSWALETNVLSQREKLTGTRVVEGEASVDNVADSVASTTQGRFTRTLADTHRVGGSAEVVYETFDMAMTEDTGAVADADRWSLSMAASDEWTLARWRLTLIAELRHQQLWSDHSIAASENDHSTDPRGGLRWQPLPSLAIKANVGTYFRAPSFNETFGTDGFSVGNPLLQPESGINRDVGFEWSARVPWVSRLDIGYAYFHNDVDDLIVVVPDLNRRAKSQNVGDAHVTGHEVRIEAQVPWGFALSANYTYQDADNRTPRLGLQGKQIPGLPPHEAYGRLSWTLPWTSERAVVSYDIEIDGEHFIDSSNDQLPIPTRVVHGLALVLMLTGGFRLSLEAENLGNSLVPDEIGSPLPSRAFYATLSWSGQHGDDDAI from the coding sequence ATGCTCGCATTGCCGCTGGCGCTCGGATCGACATGGGCACCGCGCGGCGCATGGGCCGAAGAGACCGAGGTCGAGATTCCCACGGTCGTCATCGAAGACGAACGCCTGCCGGAGCCGGCACTGACCGAGCGAAGCTTCGACACCACCGAGGACGTCACCGGCTTCGGCGAAACGATCATGACGGAGCCGTCGTGGCAGAGCTTCGAGTCCACCGCCGAGCTGCTGGGCCAGAGCGTAGGAGCCCAGATCCGGCGGCAAGGCGGCCGCGACGACTACTCGACACTGTCGATCCGCGGAGCGCCGGCAGCACAGGTGCGCGTACTGCTCGACGGGGTCAGCCTCGGACGGGCCGACGATTCGGTCGTGAACCTGGCCGACATTCCCGTGGAGGCGATCGAGCGAATCGAGGTGCATCGGGGCTCGGCGCCGGCAGGCGTGACGGCAGCGTCTGCGGCGAGCGTGGTCAACATCATCACCAAGCAGCCGCGCGGCGCCACGGCGGGCGCCGCGGCCGGCCTCGGCTCATTCGACAGCGGCAAGATCGTCGGTTTCGGCTCGGGCGCGCTCGCCTCGGGAACCGCGTCGGCTCTGGCGACGGTTCGGACGACAAAAGGCGATTTCGAGTTCGTCGACGATCGCGGGACACGGCGTGGCCCCAACAGCCGCGCCGACGACCGGATTCGTGAACGCGAGAACAATGAGAGTGACAGCGTGGCGACGTTGCTGCGGTATCGCCGGCCGCTGTCGGAAGCTGCGCGAGTGCTTCTGCGTGAGCACTTCTTCTACAAGAACGAAGGCGTTCCGGGTCTGGAGCCGTTCCCGACACCGCAGGCCAACCTGGAAACGACCCGCAACATCGCGGCGCTGGCGCTGGAAGCCTCCGATTCCTCCTGGGCGTTGGAGACCAATGTTCTCTCGCAGCGCGAGAAGCTGACCGGCACTCGCGTCGTGGAAGGCGAGGCGTCGGTGGACAACGTCGCCGACAGCGTGGCGTCCACGACACAGGGCCGTTTCACGCGCACACTGGCGGACACGCATCGTGTCGGAGGCAGCGCGGAGGTGGTCTACGAAACCTTTGACATGGCCATGACCGAGGATACCGGCGCGGTCGCCGATGCCGACCGCTGGTCGCTTTCCATGGCGGCGAGCGACGAGTGGACGCTTGCTCGCTGGAGGCTGACCCTCATCGCCGAGCTTCGCCACCAGCAGCTGTGGAGTGACCACTCCATCGCCGCCTCCGAGAACGACCATTCCACCGATCCTCGCGGCGGCTTGCGATGGCAACCACTGCCCTCGCTGGCGATCAAGGCCAACGTCGGCACGTACTTTCGGGCTCCGAGCTTCAACGAGACGTTCGGCACCGACGGCTTCTCCGTGGGCAATCCGTTGCTGCAGCCGGAGAGCGGCATCAACCGCGACGTCGGCTTCGAATGGTCTGCGCGTGTGCCGTGGGTCTCGCGCCTGGACATCGGCTACGCGTACTTCCACAACGACGTCGACGACCTGATCGTCGTCGTGCCCGACCTCAACCGTCGTGCAAAGTCACAGAACGTCGGCGACGCGCACGTGACGGGACACGAGGTACGCATCGAAGCGCAGGTGCCGTGGGGCTTCGCCCTGTCGGCCAACTACACCTATCAGGATGCCGACAACCGCACCCCACGCCTCGGCCTTCAGGGAAAGCAGATTCCCGGCCTTCCGCCGCACGAAGCCTATGGCCGCCTGAGCTGGACGCTTCCATGGACCAGCGAGCGTGCGGTCGTCTCCTACGACATCGAGATCGACGGCGAGCACTTCATCGATTCCTCCAACGACCAGCTCCCGATCCCGACGCGCGTCGTGCACGGCCTGGCACTGGTGTTGATGCTGACAGGCGGATTCCGTCTGAGCCTGGAAGCCGAAAACCTGGGCAATTCGCTGGTGCCCGACGAGATCGGGTCGCCGCTCCCTAGCCGGGCGTTCTATGCCACGCTGAGCTGGTCGGGCCAGCACGGGGACGACGATGCGATTTGA